In Atopobium sp. oral taxon 416, the genomic stretch AGCGGGATCTGCGTGATAGAGAAGTTGATCAAGTGCATCTTGCTATTCTGGGCGTATTCGTCTTTGCGCAGAGTAAGAACCCTGTTGTAGACCCAGCGGCAGCAGCCGAAAGTCTTTGCAAGCTGGACCTTCTGAGCTTGGCTGGGATATATCCGGTACTCGAACGCCTTTTCCATTGCTACACGCTCTTCTGGTTCTCGAGGTACTGCTTGACGATGGGAAGCGGTGCGCCGCCCACGGTGGAGACGAAGTAGCTATTGGTCCACAGCGCAGGGATGCAGGTTTTGAGCCAGGAGAACTCCTGTCTCAGGTCGTGGCTCGTCCTTCCCTTGATGCGCTTTACGGCCTTGTGTATCCCGAGCTGGGGATCCACCTCCAAAAGCATGTGGGCGTGGTCCGGCATGGCCTTTATCTCGATGATCTCGAAGGAGAGCTCGTCTGCAACTTGGCCGGCTATCTGCCTGAAGCGCACCTCCATTCCGTCCACCAGCACCTTGCGCCTGTACTTGGGGCAGAAGACCGCGTGGTACTTGCAGCTGTAGACGACATTATTGTTGCTCTTGTATTCCATGCGGACATTATGCCACCTGCAGGTAGTTAGCGCCTTGCGGCGATGCGCCTTATATCCCCAT encodes the following:
- the tnpA gene encoding IS200/IS605 family transposase, whose translation is MEYKSNNNVVYSCKYHAVFCPKYRRKVLVDGMEVRFRQIAGQVADELSFEIIEIKAMPDHAHMLLEVDPQLGIHKAVKRIKGRTSHDLRQEFSWLKTCIPALWTNSYFVSTVGGAPLPIVKQYLENQKSV
- a CDS encoding helix-turn-helix domain-containing protein; translated protein: MEKAFEYRIYPSQAQKVQLAKTFGCCRWVYNRVLTLRKDEYAQNSKMHLINFSITQIPLWKRTEAPPWLRQADALALQQAP